One segment of Alnus glutinosa chromosome 2, dhAlnGlut1.1, whole genome shotgun sequence DNA contains the following:
- the LOC133860698 gene encoding putative disease resistance protein RGA1 isoform X2, translating to MVEAVLFDTAASIITSSASLALQEIGLLWGFKDELKKLGNTVSTIQAVLLDAEERQAHNHVVKDWLGKLKDAMYEADDLLDDYSTELLRRQVMTQDKKAKRVRIFFSKSNRLAYGFKMGHRIKALWKRLDNIATDQIKFGFNERPIGTQFEHRKRVDTHSFERAKEVIGREDDINAIKELLLDSDVKENVSIIPIVGIGGLGKTTLAQYVYNDEEVQKHFELSVWVCVSDPFDVKAIVQKIVECSTERRPESLEMDLLQRQLRAKIDGKRYLLVLDDVWNENRGTWLDLEKLLSGGLKGSKVLITTRSKRVAEITGTVPSYLLEGLSESNSWDLFKRMAFKDGEEPNNPKLVEIGREIIEKCAQVPLAIRSIGSLLYLKYSEADWLYFKSNELYKITQDDNSIFPILKLSYDHLSPQLKQCFAFCSLFPKDHEIEVEVLIQLWTAQGFIHWSDRTRCLEDVGREYFMDLLWRSFFQDIQRDEYGDIKRCKMHDLIHDLAQSVAGYECIISNPNAEKVVERNIHVAFDSLDSLRDIPPPLLKAHKMRSLFLHIPSLPSWTTLQGNKSTYDTLISSFKCLRALNFSCLNIQEVPDSIGKLKHLRYLDLSWNGDIELLPASITKLLNLQTLRLNCCSGLKELPEDLKNLISLRHLDLSQCNRIELLPASITKLQNLQTLRLWYCLGLKELPEDITNLISLRHLDLKECRSLTHMPHGLGKLTALQTLSQYTLGKEGSRIPKRKGGLADLESLDELRGELDIIGLKHLRSSPLEAKAANLERKQNLRTLILEWAGPNFDYHDSDKAIENDEQLLQNLQPHFNLKKLIINGYGGLRLSGWVSSLSNLVDIKIFNCKWCQHIPPLDRLPSLKNLILQNLSALEYISNDGSDVSSLSLESLELKDLPKLRGLWRMREAATTEHEPHHHLPSFPSFPCLSDLIIKKCPMLSLMPVVAQGSETAHSSSSPFSDLSKLKFLSLKGLEQLESLPVEWLQNLTSLESLDIRKCCKLRIFMSPLFQHLSALEDLRICKCRELISHENEEGTQWVGPTILRRLSIEKVPNLVSLPRELRHVTTLQELYIMDCPALNSLPEWIGDLTSLDELLIWWCPNLISLPEGMRRLTSLRRLIIRNCPRLQKRCERGTGGDWPKIAHVSYYTDRDSNFYLSSEED from the exons atgGTTGAAGCAGTTCTCTTCGACACTGCTGCGAGTATCATTACGAGTTCGGCCTCTCTTGCTCTCCAAGAGATTGGACTGCTCTGGGGTTTCAAAGATGAGCTTAAAAAGCTCGGGAACACGGTTTCCACCATCCAAGCTGTGCTTTTGGATGCGGAGGAGAGGCAGGCCCACAACCATGTGGTCAAAGATTGGCTTGGGAAGCTCAAGGATGCCATGTACGAAGCCGACGACTTGCTGGATGATTACTCCACCGAACTTCTACGCCGACAAGTGATGACACAGGATAAGAAGGCTAAACGG GTACGCATCTTTTTTTCCAAATCGAACCGGCTTGCATATGGCTTTAAAATGGGTCATAGGATCAAGGCACTTTGGAAGAGACTTGATAACATAGCAACTGATCAAATCAAATTTGGCTTCAATGAGCGCCCTATAGGGACACAGTTTGAGCATAGGAAGAGAGTAGATACACACTCTTTTGAACGTGCGAAAGAAGTCATTGGGAGAGAGGATGATATAAATGCTATTAAAGAGTTGTTATTGGATTCCGATGTGAAAGAGAACGTATCCATCATTCCAATAGTTGGGATTGGTGGACTAGGCAAGACCACACTTGCTCAATATGTGTACAACGACGAGGAGGTCCAAAAACATTTTGAGCTAAGTGTGTGGGTGTGCGTCTCTGATCCTTTTGATGTGAAAGCTATTGTTCAAAAGATTGTAGAATGTTCCACTGAAAGGAGACCCGAAAGCCTTGAGATGGATTTGTTGCAACGTCAGCTTCGAGCAAAGATTGATGGAAAACGATATTTACTCGTTTTAGACGATGTATGGAATGAGAATCGTGGTACATGGTTGGACTTGGAAAAACTGTTATCAGGTGGCCTCAAGGGAAGCAAAGTTTTGATTACTACACGTAGCAAAAGAGTTGCAGAGATTACAGGCACGGTACCATCGTATCTTCTAGAAGGTCTATCTGAAAGCAATTCTTGGGATTTATTTAAGAGAATGGCCTTTAAAGACGGGGAAGAACCAAATAATCCAAAGTTAGTAGAAATCGGAAGGGAGATCATTGAAAAGTGTGCACAAGTTCCACTTGCTATAAGGAGCATAGGGAGTCTATTATACTTAAAATACTCAGAAGCTGATTGGCTGTACTTTAAAAGTAATGAACTTTACAAAATAACTCAAGATGACAATAGTATTTTCCCAATACTTAAGTTGAGTTATGATCATCTCTCGCCACAATTGAAGCAATGTTTTGCTTTTTGTTCGTTGTTTCCAAAAGATCATGAAATTGAAGTGGAGGTGTTGATTCAGCTATGGACAGCTCAAGGCTTTATTCATTGGTCAGATAGAACCAGATGTCTTGAAGATGTTGGTCGTGAGTATTTTATGGATTTGCTTTGGAGGTCTTTTTTCCAAGACATACAAAGAGATGAATATGGTGATATAAAAAGATGCAAAATGCATGACCTTATTCATGATCTTGCACAATCAGTAGCAGGGTACGAGTGCATAATTTCAAATCCAAATGCTGAAAAAGTAGTTGAAAGAAATATCCATGTGGCATTTGATTCCTTAGATTCATTAAGGGATATTCCACCTCCCTTGCTCAAGGCCCACAAAATGAGATCGCTTTTTCTACATATTCCAAGTCTACCCTCTTGGACAACTCTCCAGGGGAATAAGTCAACATATGACACACttatttcaagttttaaatgCTTGCGTGCCTTGAATTTTAGTTGCTTGAATATTCAAGAAGTGCCGGATTCCATTGGCAAGTTAAAGCACCTAAGATATCTTGATCTTTCTTGGAATGGTGATATAGAACTACTCCCCGCTTCTATAACTAAGTTGCTAAATTTGCAAACACTAAGACTTAATTGTTGTAGTGGGCTTAAAGAATTGCCAGAAGACCTTAAAAACTTGATCAGCCTTAGGCATCTTGATCTTTCTCAGTGTAATCGTATCGAACTACTCCCCGCTTCTATAACTAAGTTGCAAAATTTGCAAACACTAAGACTTTGGTATTGTTTAGGGCTTAAAGAATTGCCAGAAGACATTACAAACTTGATCAGCCTTAGGCATCTTGATCTCAAGGAGTGTCGGAGCTTGACTCATATGCCGCATGGGTTGGGAAAGTTGACCGCTCTCCAAACACTGTCGCAATACACTTTGGGGAAGGAGGGAAGTCGTATTCCAAAGCGAAAGGGTGGGCTAGCCGATCTGGAAAGTTTAGATGAGTTGAGAGGAGAATTAGATATCATTGGTTTAAAGCACTTGAGATCTTCTCCATTAGAAGCCAAGGCTGCAAACTTGGAGAGGAAGCAAAACCTTCGAACTTTGATATTAGAGTGGGCTGGCCCAAATTTTGATTACCATGATAGTGATAAGGcaatagaaaatgatgaacagcTGTTGCAAAACCTTCAGCCACacttcaatttgaaaaaattaattataaatggGTATGGAGGTTTGAGGTTATCGGGCTGGGTGTCCTCGCTCTCGAATTTGGTTGATATTAAGATATTCAATTGTAAATGGTGCCAACATATCCCTCCATTGGACCGATTACCTTCTCTCAAGAATCTTATTCTTCAAAATTTAAGTGCGCTGGAGTACATAAGCAATGATGGAAGTGACGTGTCCTCTTTATCTCTTGAAAGTCTCGAACTTAAGGATTTGCCTAAGTTGAGGGGATTGTGGAGGATGAGGGAAGCAGCAACAACAGAGCATGAGCCACATCATCATCTTCCATCATTTCCATCATTTCCATGCCTTTCTGATTTAATTATTAAGAAGTGTCCTATGTTGTCTCTAATGCCAGTAGTGGCACAAGGGAGCGAAACAGCACACTCctcttcctctcccttttcGGATCTCTCCAAATTGAAGTTTCTTTCTCTTAAGGGATTAGAGCAACTTGAATCTCTGCCAGTGGAGTGGCTGCAAAACCTCACTTCTCTTGAGAGTCTGGATATTCGGAAGTGTTGTAAACTACGAATATTCATGTCTCCACTCTTTCAACATCTCTCCGCGCTTGAAGATCTAAGGATTTGTAAGTGTAGGGAACTTATCAGTCATGAGAATGAAGAGGGCACACAATGGGTTGGACCTACAATACTTCGTCGTCTATCTATAGAAAAGGTTCCAAACTTGGTGTCTCTCCCAAGGGAGCTTAGACATGTTACCACTTTGCAAGAGCTTTACATAATGGACTGCCCTGCACTGAACTCTTTACCGGAGTGGATAGGCGACCTCACTTCACTTGACGAGCTTTTGATCTGGTGGTGTCCCAATTTAATATCACTGCCTGAAGGTATGCGCCGCCTCACCTCTTTACGTCGGTTGATAATTCGGAATTGTCCTCGCTTGCAGAAAAGATGTGAACGAGGAACAGGAGGGGATTGGCCAAAGATTGCTCACGTCTCATACTATACGGATCGGGATTCCAACTTCTACCTTTCGTCTGAAGAGGATTGA
- the LOC133860698 gene encoding putative disease resistance protein RGA1 isoform X1, with protein MAEAVLSDIAASVIKSLGSLALEEIGLLWGFEDELKKLGNTVSTIQAVLLDAEEKQAKNHVVKDWLGKLKDAMYEADDLLDDYSTELLRRQVMTRDKIKAKRVRIFFSKSNRLAYGFKMGHRIKALWKRLDNIATDQIKFGFNERPIGTQFEHRKRVDTHSFERAKEVIGREDDINAIKELLLDSDVKENVSIIPIVGIGGLGKTTLAQYVYNDEEVQKHFELSVWVCVSDPFDVKAIVQKIVECSTERRPESLEMDLLQRQLRAKIDGKRYLLVLDDVWNENRGTWLDLEKLLSGGLKGSKVLITTRSKRVAEITGTVPSYLLEGLSESNSWDLFKRMAFKDGEEPNNPKLVEIGREIIEKCAQVPLAIRSIGSLLYLKYSEADWLYFKSNELYKITQDDNSIFPILKLSYDHLSPQLKQCFAFCSLFPKDHEIEVEVLIQLWTAQGFIHWSDRTRCLEDVGREYFMDLLWRSFFQDIQRDEYGDIKRCKMHDLIHDLAQSVAGYECIISNPNAEKVVERNIHVAFDSLDSLRDIPPPLLKAHKMRSLFLHIPSLPSWTTLQGNKSTYDTLISSFKCLRALNFSCLNIQEVPDSIGKLKHLRYLDLSWNGDIELLPASITKLLNLQTLRLNCCSGLKELPEDLKNLISLRHLDLSQCNRIELLPASITKLQNLQTLRLWYCLGLKELPEDITNLISLRHLDLKECRSLTHMPHGLGKLTALQTLSQYTLGKEGSRIPKRKGGLADLESLDELRGELDIIGLKHLRSSPLEAKAANLERKQNLRTLILEWAGPNFDYHDSDKAIENDEQLLQNLQPHFNLKKLIINGYGGLRLSGWVSSLSNLVDIKIFNCKWCQHIPPLDRLPSLKNLILQNLSALEYISNDGSDVSSLSLESLELKDLPKLRGLWRMREAATTEHEPHHHLPSFPSFPCLSDLIIKKCPMLSLMPVVAQGSETAHSSSSPFSDLSKLKFLSLKGLEQLESLPVEWLQNLTSLESLDIRKCCKLRIFMSPLFQHLSALEDLRICKCRELISHENEEGTQWVGPTILRRLSIEKVPNLVSLPRELRHVTTLQELYIMDCPALNSLPEWIGDLTSLDELLIWWCPNLISLPEGMRRLTSLRRLIIRNCPRLQKRCERGTGGDWPKIAHVSYYTDRDSNFYLSSEED; from the exons ATGGCTGAGGCAGTCCTCTCCGACATTGCTGCGAGTGTAATTAAGAGCTTGGGATCTCTTGCTCTCGAAGAGATTGGACTGCTCTGGGGTTTCGAAGATGAGCTTAAAAAGCTCGGGAACACGGTTTCCACCATCCAAGCTGTGCTTTTGGATGCGGAGGAGAAGCAGGCCAAGAACCATGTGGTCAAAGATTGGCTTGGGAAGCTCAAGGATGCCATGTACGAAGCCGACGACTTGCTGGATGATTACTCCACCGAACTTCTACGCCGACAAGTGATGACACGGGATAAGATCAAGGCTAAACGG GTACGCATCTTTTTTTCCAAATCGAACCGGCTTGCATATGGCTTTAAAATGGGTCATAGGATCAAGGCACTTTGGAAGAGACTTGATAACATAGCAACTGATCAAATCAAATTTGGCTTCAATGAGCGCCCTATAGGGACACAGTTTGAGCATAGGAAGAGAGTAGATACACACTCTTTTGAACGTGCGAAAGAAGTCATTGGGAGAGAGGATGATATAAATGCTATTAAAGAGTTGTTATTGGATTCCGATGTGAAAGAGAACGTATCCATCATTCCAATAGTTGGGATTGGTGGACTAGGCAAGACCACACTTGCTCAATATGTGTACAACGACGAGGAGGTCCAAAAACATTTTGAGCTAAGTGTGTGGGTGTGCGTCTCTGATCCTTTTGATGTGAAAGCTATTGTTCAAAAGATTGTAGAATGTTCCACTGAAAGGAGACCCGAAAGCCTTGAGATGGATTTGTTGCAACGTCAGCTTCGAGCAAAGATTGATGGAAAACGATATTTACTCGTTTTAGACGATGTATGGAATGAGAATCGTGGTACATGGTTGGACTTGGAAAAACTGTTATCAGGTGGCCTCAAGGGAAGCAAAGTTTTGATTACTACACGTAGCAAAAGAGTTGCAGAGATTACAGGCACGGTACCATCGTATCTTCTAGAAGGTCTATCTGAAAGCAATTCTTGGGATTTATTTAAGAGAATGGCCTTTAAAGACGGGGAAGAACCAAATAATCCAAAGTTAGTAGAAATCGGAAGGGAGATCATTGAAAAGTGTGCACAAGTTCCACTTGCTATAAGGAGCATAGGGAGTCTATTATACTTAAAATACTCAGAAGCTGATTGGCTGTACTTTAAAAGTAATGAACTTTACAAAATAACTCAAGATGACAATAGTATTTTCCCAATACTTAAGTTGAGTTATGATCATCTCTCGCCACAATTGAAGCAATGTTTTGCTTTTTGTTCGTTGTTTCCAAAAGATCATGAAATTGAAGTGGAGGTGTTGATTCAGCTATGGACAGCTCAAGGCTTTATTCATTGGTCAGATAGAACCAGATGTCTTGAAGATGTTGGTCGTGAGTATTTTATGGATTTGCTTTGGAGGTCTTTTTTCCAAGACATACAAAGAGATGAATATGGTGATATAAAAAGATGCAAAATGCATGACCTTATTCATGATCTTGCACAATCAGTAGCAGGGTACGAGTGCATAATTTCAAATCCAAATGCTGAAAAAGTAGTTGAAAGAAATATCCATGTGGCATTTGATTCCTTAGATTCATTAAGGGATATTCCACCTCCCTTGCTCAAGGCCCACAAAATGAGATCGCTTTTTCTACATATTCCAAGTCTACCCTCTTGGACAACTCTCCAGGGGAATAAGTCAACATATGACACACttatttcaagttttaaatgCTTGCGTGCCTTGAATTTTAGTTGCTTGAATATTCAAGAAGTGCCGGATTCCATTGGCAAGTTAAAGCACCTAAGATATCTTGATCTTTCTTGGAATGGTGATATAGAACTACTCCCCGCTTCTATAACTAAGTTGCTAAATTTGCAAACACTAAGACTTAATTGTTGTAGTGGGCTTAAAGAATTGCCAGAAGACCTTAAAAACTTGATCAGCCTTAGGCATCTTGATCTTTCTCAGTGTAATCGTATCGAACTACTCCCCGCTTCTATAACTAAGTTGCAAAATTTGCAAACACTAAGACTTTGGTATTGTTTAGGGCTTAAAGAATTGCCAGAAGACATTACAAACTTGATCAGCCTTAGGCATCTTGATCTCAAGGAGTGTCGGAGCTTGACTCATATGCCGCATGGGTTGGGAAAGTTGACCGCTCTCCAAACACTGTCGCAATACACTTTGGGGAAGGAGGGAAGTCGTATTCCAAAGCGAAAGGGTGGGCTAGCCGATCTGGAAAGTTTAGATGAGTTGAGAGGAGAATTAGATATCATTGGTTTAAAGCACTTGAGATCTTCTCCATTAGAAGCCAAGGCTGCAAACTTGGAGAGGAAGCAAAACCTTCGAACTTTGATATTAGAGTGGGCTGGCCCAAATTTTGATTACCATGATAGTGATAAGGcaatagaaaatgatgaacagcTGTTGCAAAACCTTCAGCCACacttcaatttgaaaaaattaattataaatggGTATGGAGGTTTGAGGTTATCGGGCTGGGTGTCCTCGCTCTCGAATTTGGTTGATATTAAGATATTCAATTGTAAATGGTGCCAACATATCCCTCCATTGGACCGATTACCTTCTCTCAAGAATCTTATTCTTCAAAATTTAAGTGCGCTGGAGTACATAAGCAATGATGGAAGTGACGTGTCCTCTTTATCTCTTGAAAGTCTCGAACTTAAGGATTTGCCTAAGTTGAGGGGATTGTGGAGGATGAGGGAAGCAGCAACAACAGAGCATGAGCCACATCATCATCTTCCATCATTTCCATCATTTCCATGCCTTTCTGATTTAATTATTAAGAAGTGTCCTATGTTGTCTCTAATGCCAGTAGTGGCACAAGGGAGCGAAACAGCACACTCctcttcctctcccttttcGGATCTCTCCAAATTGAAGTTTCTTTCTCTTAAGGGATTAGAGCAACTTGAATCTCTGCCAGTGGAGTGGCTGCAAAACCTCACTTCTCTTGAGAGTCTGGATATTCGGAAGTGTTGTAAACTACGAATATTCATGTCTCCACTCTTTCAACATCTCTCCGCGCTTGAAGATCTAAGGATTTGTAAGTGTAGGGAACTTATCAGTCATGAGAATGAAGAGGGCACACAATGGGTTGGACCTACAATACTTCGTCGTCTATCTATAGAAAAGGTTCCAAACTTGGTGTCTCTCCCAAGGGAGCTTAGACATGTTACCACTTTGCAAGAGCTTTACATAATGGACTGCCCTGCACTGAACTCTTTACCGGAGTGGATAGGCGACCTCACTTCACTTGACGAGCTTTTGATCTGGTGGTGTCCCAATTTAATATCACTGCCTGAAGGTATGCGCCGCCTCACCTCTTTACGTCGGTTGATAATTCGGAATTGTCCTCGCTTGCAGAAAAGATGTGAACGAGGAACAGGAGGGGATTGGCCAAAGATTGCTCACGTCTCATACTATACGGATCGGGATTCCAACTTCTACCTTTCGTCTGAAGAGGATTGA